TTTTAGGGTATTCCATGTGGCACCCAGAATAATATTGTTGTGTAGAACGCCAGGTTCACCAAAAGCAATTTCTGGGTTGGACGTACCGAGCCAAAAATGAGACGTCAGGTTATTAAGTTCATAAAATCCGTCAATCAGCATCAGCGACTGATACCCCAGAAGAAGAAGTGGTAGGATACCAGTCAAAAAACCGAAGCTTGAAACGCAAACAAAGACAGGCCAGCGCCACGCCCCAAGCGTAATGACACGGCTGCGAAATCCCTTTCCACTAATTGTTTCAAACCTGCGCGACTTTTTCCCCACAAAGCGATTTGATAGCCAAATCGATACGAGCGAAATTGCTATCAAGATAATCGCCAGTACAAATGCCATGGAATCTAGCCCTAGCGCGAGATTTGCGTAAACCATAGTTGCCAATGTGTGGAACTGGGTTGGTGCACCAAGCAGAAACGGTAGTGCAAACTGCCCAATGGTTTTGCCGAAGGTTAGGATGAAGGCCGCAACAAAAGCTGGGGCAACTACAGGAAACGTGATCCGCCTCAGGATCATCAAACGGCCGGCACCTGTTATCAACGCTCCTTCTTCCATTTGACTGTCGATGGTGGCAAGGGCACCTGCGACCAACAAGTAAGCAAAAGGGAAATAATGGATGGCCAGTGTTATCGAAATTGGAAAGGTGCCGTATGAAAGCCACTCAGGGGGGCTAATGCCAAGCAGAGCTTCGTAAAGACCCGGTTGTCCGCCTACCTTGGGGCTACGGAAGACTGCCTCCCATGACAATGCAATCGCGAAGGAAGGAACAATATAGGGCAAAGTAAGTATTGGTTGCAGCCAAGCCTTGCCTGGCATATCGGAGCGTACAACGCACCAGGCCAGAATTCCACCAGCCAGTAATGCCAGTGTGGTTGCAATAATACCAGTTTTCATAGTATTAACGAGCGGCCCATAAAGCATTTTCCCTGAAATCGGCCCAGTGGTGACTTGCAGCCAATGGAACCAGGTGAATTCACCTGGTACTGCGTCTCGTGAGATGCGCCGATCGCCTTCTCCCCAAGTTAAGGTTTCAATGATAAGTTGAAGAAATGGCCATAGGACAAGATATGTAAGAACGATTAGAAGGATCAGCATAAGAATGCTGACCGGATCGGTCATCCACGCCGGGGTCCTTGGTTTTACGTTAAGCAGAGGGATTGACTTGACCGTCACTGTTTTCCTCCCTCATACTGCCTCTTTTGGCGCAACTCCTCGAGATTACTCAGGCCTTTGAGTGCTTGGTCCGGATTTAATTGGGCGAGTGTCATTGCAATCGCTTCCGTCACCAGAAGTGGTCCAGTTCGCAGTTGCATTCCGCCTTCGTCAGGGCGGCTTACACACAAAAGCTGGTTCGGGCGTGGCCGTAAAGTAGGTCCTGTTGCATCAGAAATGACGATTGTTTTGGCGCCAATCCTATCGGCATGTTGAACCAAAGCTGCGTAGCCAGAAGGCAATGATGCAGGTACTTGAAATGCAAATATTACTAATACATCGCCAGATCGTAGGCCGACCGCGTGCTCGGCTAGATCTCGCCATTGAAGGTTCAAAGCAACTTCAGTTCGAACAGCATTACGTCTTAGGCGCCTTTCTAAATGTGTGGTCAAAGGCGCTGCACTGCCGCGTCCTATTATGTAAACGGTTCCAGCCGCAGCAAGGATCTTGGCAGCAGCATCGATCTGCTCTTGGGTCACGGAATTAATCACTGTTGAAAGCGCCAGAGTTTCACTTTCTATCAGTGTAGTCAGGTTGGAACTGGTTTTAATTTGATCAAGTTTCTGTTGATAGGGAGTTAGAGCCATCGACCGCGCCTGAGCGTCTGTTCGAATATGCGACCGCATAGCCGGAAATCCGCCATATCCCAACTTACGAGCCAAGCGAACAACCGTTGAAGCATGAACCTTTGCTTGTTCAGCTAGTTTGGCACTTGAAAAATAAACAGCTTCCTCTGGGTTGTTAAAAATCCACGAAATCAACGCACGATCAGACTCTGTCAATCGACCTTCAAACCCTTTAACCGTGTCTTCAAATGTTTTCATTATATGTTTTAATTCTTAGCAATTCGGAGAGTGATTCTAAGTATTTGCAATAAAAAATTCAAAGTCAATAATAATTGCAATAAATATTGCATAAATTCTATGATAACGATTAATAGATATGCTGAACAACGTGATACAGTTGTCTTGTTCAGTGTTATCAAAGGGAAAGTTTCAGTACCCAGACTTTTTAAGTGCTGTTATAACTAGCAATCGCAAAATATTCTGCAGACGTTCAAGTTTTTAACAAAGGAATTCAAAAATTACCAAAAAAGCACTCACATATCTGATTGAAGGTTAAAATAAATACATAAAAACAATGCAGTACGATTTATGTTTGTTCCGGCCATTGGTATCAGGTTCTGCTAATTTTACTTTTAACTAAAGCATACAAGGGTTAACCTTGCAAAAGGGGACTCAGATTAGGTCAAAAAGGAACTTAAAAGGGTCGCGTTGACCCTTTGGCCGACCAAGATTGCACCTACGGCAACATAGAATTCTATGTTT
The nucleotide sequence above comes from Rhodobacteraceae bacterium Araon29. Encoded proteins:
- a CDS encoding MurR/RpiR family transcriptional regulator, encoding MKTFEDTVKGFEGRLTESDRALISWIFNNPEEAVYFSSAKLAEQAKVHASTVVRLARKLGYGGFPAMRSHIRTDAQARSMALTPYQQKLDQIKTSSNLTTLIESETLALSTVINSVTQEQIDAAAKILAAAGTVYIIGRGSAAPLTTHLERRLRRNAVRTEVALNLQWRDLAEHAVGLRSGDVLVIFAFQVPASLPSGYAALVQHADRIGAKTIVISDATGPTLRPRPNQLLCVSRPDEGGMQLRTGPLLVTEAIAMTLAQLNPDQALKGLSNLEELRQKRQYEGGKQ
- a CDS encoding ABC transporter permease subunit; the protein is MTDPVSILMLILLIVLTYLVLWPFLQLIIETLTWGEGDRRISRDAVPGEFTWFHWLQVTTGPISGKMLYGPLVNTMKTGIIATTLALLAGGILAWCVVRSDMPGKAWLQPILTLPYIVPSFAIALSWEAVFRSPKVGGQPGLYEALLGISPPEWLSYGTFPISITLAIHYFPFAYLLVAGALATIDSQMEEGALITGAGRLMILRRITFPVVAPAFVAAFILTFGKTIGQFALPFLLGAPTQFHTLATMVYANLALGLDSMAFVLAIILIAISLVSIWLSNRFVGKKSRRFETISGKGFRSRVITLGAWRWPVFVCVSSFGFLTGILPLLLLGYQSLMLIDGFYELNNLTSHFWLGTSNPEIAFGEPGVLHNNIILGATWNTLKLAFISAIIASIVGLAIAYIVVRREGNRLARILDQVAFIPFLFPTIAFGAMYLTLFAEPVGPIPALYGTFSLLVLISVVSRLPYSVKTGIMAVTQIGKELEEAAELTGATWGKRFRQIVIPLASPGVLSGMMVSFVGVMRELSLIILLITPSTRVLMTVGFNYAEEGLTQLSNALVLIVAVLTIIGELILLWFGKGKITRLREKHS